Proteins encoded in a region of the Pseudomonas syringae KCTC 12500 genome:
- a CDS encoding 8-oxoguanine deaminase: MPAIRIWLKNPLAVFTANDLDARGGLVIEGGVITEVLAAGQLPSKHCNQTFDAREHVLLPGLINTHHHFYQTLTRAWAPVVNQPLFPWLKTLYPVWARLTPDKLAVASKVALAELLLSGCTTAADHHYLFPDGLEHAIDVQVQSVRELGMRAMLTRGSMSLGEADGGLPPQQTVQQGEVILADSQRLIETYHQRGDGAQIQIALAPCSPFSVTPQIMAESAAMAEKLDVRLHTHLAETLDEEDFCLQRFGLRTVDYLDSVGWLGPRTWLAHGIHFNPDEIARLGAAGTGVCHCPSSNMRLASGICPTLDLLAAGAPLGLGVDGSASNDASNMILETRQALYLQRLRYGAEKITPQRVLGWATKGSAQLLGRTDLGELAVGKQADLALFELDELRFSGSHDPLSALLLCGADRADRVMIAGQWRVIDGQVEGLDIKQLIADHSQAARELIQG; this comes from the coding sequence ATGCCCGCGATCCGTATCTGGTTGAAAAATCCCCTTGCCGTGTTTACTGCCAATGACCTGGACGCCCGTGGCGGTCTGGTCATTGAAGGCGGCGTCATCACTGAAGTGCTGGCCGCCGGGCAGCTCCCGTCAAAGCACTGCAATCAAACGTTCGATGCCCGTGAGCATGTGCTGCTGCCGGGGTTGATCAACACGCACCATCACTTCTATCAAACCCTCACGCGGGCCTGGGCACCAGTGGTCAATCAGCCGTTGTTCCCCTGGCTGAAGACCCTGTACCCGGTATGGGCGCGCCTGACACCGGACAAGCTTGCGGTCGCCAGCAAGGTGGCGCTGGCCGAGTTGTTGCTGTCCGGGTGCACGACCGCTGCCGACCACCACTATCTGTTTCCCGATGGGCTGGAGCACGCTATCGATGTACAGGTGCAGAGCGTCCGGGAACTGGGCATGCGCGCGATGCTGACACGCGGCTCGATGAGCCTGGGCGAAGCGGATGGAGGCTTGCCGCCCCAGCAAACCGTGCAGCAGGGCGAAGTGATTCTGGCCGACAGCCAGCGCTTGATCGAGACCTACCATCAGCGTGGCGACGGCGCACAGATTCAGATCGCCCTGGCGCCCTGCTCACCGTTTTCGGTCACGCCGCAGATCATGGCCGAGAGTGCGGCCATGGCCGAAAAACTCGACGTACGCTTGCACACCCATCTGGCCGAAACCCTCGACGAAGAAGACTTCTGTCTGCAACGCTTCGGCCTGCGCACCGTGGATTATCTGGACAGTGTCGGCTGGCTGGGTCCGCGTACCTGGCTGGCCCATGGTATCCACTTCAACCCCGACGAAATCGCCCGTCTCGGCGCAGCAGGTACGGGTGTCTGCCACTGCCCGAGCTCGAACATGCGCCTGGCCTCCGGCATTTGTCCGACCTTGGACCTGCTCGCTGCTGGCGCGCCGTTGGGGCTTGGGGTCGATGGCTCGGCGTCCAACGACGCATCGAACATGATCCTGGAAACCCGCCAGGCGCTTTATCTGCAACGCCTGCGCTACGGCGCCGAAAAAATCACCCCACAGCGGGTGCTGGGCTGGGCCACCAAGGGGTCGGCGCAATTGCTCGGACGCACTGACCTCGGTGAACTGGCGGTGGGTAAACAGGCTGATCTGGCGTTGTTCGAGCTGGACGAACTGCGCTTTTCCGGCAGCCATGATCCGCTGTCAGCGCTGCTGCTGTGCGGCGCGGACCGTGCCGATCGGGTGATGATCGCAGGGCAATGGCGAGTGATTGACGGCCAGGTCGAAGGCCTGGACATCAAGCAACTGATTGCCGATCACAGCCAGGCCGCGCGCGAGTTGATTCAGGGCTGA
- a CDS encoding Fe(3+) dicitrate ABC transporter substrate-binding protein FecB: MRAFRLPHLLACGLLTLIASVSQAAPIDIDDGQHKVHLPDTPKRVVVLEFSFLDGLASVGVTPVGAADDGDANRVLPKVRKAVGEWQSVGLRSQPNIEVIARLKPDLIIADLGRHQALYNDLASLAPTLMLPSRGEDYQGSLKSAELIGVALGKGPQMQARIAENRQHLKTVAEQIPANTNVLFGVAREDSFSVHGPHSYAGSVLQAIGLKVPEVRKNAAPTEFVSLEQLLALDPGWLLVGHYRRPSIVDSWSKQPLWQVLGAVRNKQVAEVDGDSWARNRGIMASEQIADDALAVLKGGKAVLNP; the protein is encoded by the coding sequence ATGCGTGCTTTTCGACTTCCGCATCTGCTGGCTTGCGGCCTGCTGACCCTGATCGCGAGCGTCTCCCAGGCCGCGCCTATCGACATCGATGACGGCCAACACAAAGTCCACCTGCCTGACACCCCCAAGCGCGTGGTCGTGCTGGAATTTTCGTTTCTCGACGGACTGGCATCGGTCGGCGTGACACCCGTCGGCGCGGCGGACGATGGCGATGCCAACCGCGTGCTGCCCAAGGTGCGCAAGGCCGTCGGTGAATGGCAGTCGGTGGGCCTGCGTTCGCAACCCAATATAGAAGTGATCGCGCGGCTCAAGCCGGACCTAATCATTGCCGACCTCGGTCGCCATCAGGCGCTGTACAACGATCTGGCCAGCCTGGCGCCGACGCTGATGCTGCCGTCACGCGGTGAGGATTATCAGGGCAGCCTGAAATCTGCCGAGCTGATCGGCGTCGCGCTGGGCAAGGGGCCGCAGATGCAGGCGCGCATCGCGGAAAACCGCCAGCACCTGAAGACCGTCGCCGAGCAGATTCCGGCCAACACCAACGTGCTGTTCGGCGTCGCCCGCGAAGACAGCTTCTCTGTGCATGGCCCGCACTCTTACGCCGGCAGCGTGTTGCAGGCGATTGGTCTGAAGGTCCCGGAAGTACGCAAAAACGCCGCGCCAACCGAATTCGTCAGCCTGGAGCAACTGCTGGCCCTGGACCCGGGCTGGTTGCTGGTCGGCCATTATCGCCGTCCGAGCATCGTCGACAGCTGGAGCAAGCAGCCGCTGTGGCAGGTGCTGGGCGCGGTGCGTAACAAGCAGGTGGCTGAAGTGGATGGCGACAGCTGGGCGCGCAATCGCGGGATCATGGCCTCCGAGCAGATCGCCGACGATGCGCTTGCCGTGCTCAAGGGCGGCAAGGCCGTGCTGAACCCGTAA
- a CDS encoding SDR family oxidoreductase encodes MTTTKKTALIIGASRGLGLGLVQRLTEQGWHVTATVRDPQNAENLKAVEGVRIEAVDLDETASLEVLVQKLRGEVFDVLFVNAGISGAAHQSAAKSTAAELGQLFLTNAVAPIRLAERFVDQIRPGTGVLAFMSSWLGSVTCPDGANLALYKASKAALNSMTNTFVTELGENRPTVLSMHPGWVKTDMGGENAAIDVMTSTTGLVEQLNAYAGKGGHHFIDYQGKTIAW; translated from the coding sequence ATGACCACTACCAAGAAAACCGCTCTGATCATCGGTGCTTCGCGTGGCCTGGGGCTAGGGCTGGTGCAGCGCTTGACCGAACAGGGCTGGCACGTCACCGCCACCGTACGTGATCCGCAAAATGCCGAAAACCTGAAAGCAGTCGAGGGCGTGCGCATCGAAGCGGTGGATCTGGACGAAACCGCCTCGCTTGAAGTGCTGGTCCAGAAGCTGCGCGGTGAGGTGTTCGACGTGCTGTTCGTCAATGCCGGCATCAGCGGCGCGGCACACCAAAGCGCTGCGAAGTCGACCGCTGCCGAACTGGGGCAATTGTTCCTGACCAACGCGGTGGCACCGATTCGTCTGGCCGAGCGCTTCGTCGATCAAATTCGTCCCGGCACGGGCGTCCTGGCGTTCATGAGTTCGTGGCTGGGCAGCGTCACTTGCCCGGATGGCGCCAACCTTGCGCTGTACAAAGCCAGCAAAGCCGCGCTCAATTCGATGACCAATACCTTCGTTACAGAGCTGGGCGAGAACCGTCCTACCGTGCTGTCGATGCATCCGGGTTGGGTGAAGACCGACATGGGCGGCGAAAATGCCGCTATCGACGTCATGACCAGCACCACCGGGCTCGTCGAACAGCTCAATGCCTACGCTGGCAAAGGCGGCCATCACTTCATCGATTACCAGGGCAAGACGATTGCCTGGTAA
- a CDS encoding calcium:proton antiporter, translating into MGALLKQEKFLLLAIIAMFVAYPLEHVLVGNGQVVALVSGLALVAFIICASMRVAHHAEMLAEKVGDPYGTMILTLSAVTVEVVILAIMMSNEPSPTLVRDTIYSAVMLDINGILGLAALMGGIKHGEQSYNDDSARTYSVMILTAMGVSMVVPEFIPEGDWKIYSAFTIGAMILLYTLFLRMQVGPHSYFFSYSYPEKKKRQSQGSNPAEEHAEPVNLTRSIATLVVGVVVIGALAEVMSKTVDLGLEGTGAPPVMTAILVAAISAAPEILTALRAALANRMQSVVNIALGASLSTVILTVPVMEAMALYSGQPFQMAMTPVQTVMILITLLVSAINLNDGETNAIEGMTHFVLFATFIMLSCLGL; encoded by the coding sequence ATGGGCGCATTGCTCAAGCAAGAAAAGTTTCTGTTGCTGGCAATCATTGCCATGTTCGTCGCTTATCCACTGGAGCATGTGCTGGTAGGCAATGGTCAGGTGGTTGCGCTGGTCTCGGGTCTGGCGCTGGTTGCGTTCATTATCTGCGCCTCGATGCGCGTTGCGCATCACGCCGAGATGCTGGCGGAAAAGGTCGGCGATCCTTACGGCACGATGATCCTCACGCTGTCGGCGGTAACGGTCGAAGTGGTGATCCTGGCGATCATGATGAGCAACGAGCCGTCGCCGACGCTGGTGCGCGATACGATTTATTCGGCGGTGATGCTCGACATCAACGGCATCCTCGGTCTTGCGGCGCTGATGGGCGGTATCAAACACGGCGAGCAGTCGTACAACGATGATTCGGCGCGCACCTACAGCGTGATGATCCTCACCGCGATGGGTGTGTCGATGGTCGTACCCGAGTTCATTCCCGAGGGGGACTGGAAGATCTATTCGGCGTTTACCATCGGCGCGATGATCCTGCTCTACACCCTGTTCCTGCGCATGCAGGTCGGGCCGCACAGTTATTTTTTCAGCTACAGCTACCCGGAAAAGAAGAAGCGTCAGAGCCAGGGCTCCAATCCGGCTGAAGAGCATGCAGAGCCGGTCAATCTGACCCGCTCAATTGCCACACTGGTTGTGGGCGTGGTGGTGATCGGTGCGCTGGCTGAAGTGATGTCGAAGACGGTTGACCTGGGCCTGGAAGGTACTGGTGCACCGCCGGTGATGACCGCCATTCTGGTCGCCGCCATCTCAGCCGCGCCCGAGATTCTCACGGCTTTGCGTGCCGCGCTGGCCAACCGCATGCAGTCGGTGGTCAACATCGCGTTGGGTGCGTCGCTGTCGACCGTGATCCTGACCGTTCCGGTCATGGAAGCCATGGCGCTTTACAGTGGCCAGCCTTTCCAGATGGCCATGACCCCGGTGCAGACCGTGATGATCCTCATCACCCTGCTGGTGTCCGCCATCAACCTCAACGACGGCGAAACCAACGCCATCGAAGGCATGACCCACTTCGTACTGTTCGCGACGTTCATCATGCTGTCGTGTCTGGGGCTTTAG
- a CDS encoding ArsR/SmtB family transcription factor, translating into MEYGPCISQIATLLADPKRSAMIWALMDGTARPADELAILAGLSTSSAGAHLARLTSGGLLKQEVRGRKRFFRLAAPEVGAAVEALACASLASAEQINRRFAQPTPPLPLRRARICSDHLGGEMAAELYQRLLEAGWIEQQEKRVEVTSKGVARFAERGIYIPALAQRKRETVCVCPKWNDRNPHLGGALGAGLLQLFIQMGWLRTTEESSTLQVSSSGQREISKIAAAA; encoded by the coding sequence ATGGAATACGGACCTTGCATCAGCCAGATCGCAACCTTGCTGGCCGACCCCAAGCGCAGCGCAATGATCTGGGCACTGATGGATGGTACTGCTCGCCCTGCCGATGAATTGGCAATCCTGGCGGGACTCTCGACTTCTTCTGCTGGCGCCCATCTGGCGCGGCTGACCAGTGGCGGTCTGTTGAAACAGGAGGTCCGCGGCCGCAAGCGCTTCTTTCGCCTCGCTGCGCCGGAAGTGGGGGCGGCGGTCGAGGCCTTGGCCTGTGCTTCGCTGGCCAGTGCTGAACAGATCAATCGTCGCTTTGCCCAGCCCACGCCGCCCTTACCGCTACGCCGCGCAAGAATCTGCTCCGATCATCTGGGTGGCGAAATGGCTGCCGAGCTTTATCAGCGCCTGCTGGAAGCCGGCTGGATAGAACAGCAGGAGAAGCGCGTCGAGGTCACCAGCAAGGGGGTGGCCAGATTTGCCGAACGCGGCATCTATATACCCGCGCTGGCGCAACGCAAGCGTGAAACGGTCTGTGTCTGTCCGAAATGGAACGATCGCAACCCGCATCTGGGCGGCGCGCTGGGGGCGGGGTTGTTGCAGCTGTTCATTCAGATGGGCTGGCTGCGCACCACTGAAGAGTCCAGCACCTTGCAGGTCTCATCCAGTGGGCAGCGGGAAATCAGCAAGATCGCAGCGGCGGCCTGA
- a CDS encoding 2-oxoglutarate and iron-dependent oxygenase domain-containing protein, which produces MDQLPVIDIAPLYGTDTQAWQDVARQIDSACRAWGFFYIKGHPISAQRIEQVQSAAKDFFARPAAEKLLIDITQSTHHRGYGAIATEQLDPSLPSDLKETFDMGLHLDARHPDVLAGKPLRGPNRHPDIPGWEALMEQHYLDMQALAQTLLRAMTLALGIERDFFDQRFKDPVSVLRMIHYPPRGTATSAEQQGAGAHTDYGCITLLYQDTAGGLQVRDVHGEWIDAPPLDDTFVVNLGDMMARWSNDRYLSTPHRVISPLGVDRYSMPFFAEPHPDTRIECLPGCQSDDHPARYPVTTCAEFLLSRFADTYAYRREQEAS; this is translated from the coding sequence ATGGACCAGCTTCCCGTCATCGACATCGCCCCGCTCTACGGCACGGACACTCAGGCCTGGCAGGATGTCGCCCGGCAAATCGACAGTGCCTGTCGGGCGTGGGGTTTCTTTTACATCAAGGGCCACCCGATCAGCGCGCAACGCATCGAACAGGTGCAATCGGCGGCAAAGGACTTCTTCGCCCGGCCTGCAGCTGAAAAGCTCCTGATCGACATCACCCAAAGCACGCACCATCGCGGCTACGGCGCCATCGCCACCGAACAACTGGACCCCAGCCTGCCGAGCGACCTCAAGGAAACCTTCGACATGGGCCTGCATCTGGATGCCCGTCATCCCGACGTGCTGGCGGGTAAACCGCTGCGTGGGCCAAACCGGCATCCGGACATTCCCGGCTGGGAAGCCCTGATGGAACAACACTATCTGGACATGCAGGCGCTGGCGCAAACCCTACTGCGCGCCATGACCCTGGCACTGGGCATCGAGCGCGATTTCTTCGATCAGCGCTTCAAGGACCCGGTCAGCGTGCTGCGCATGATTCATTACCCGCCGCGTGGTACGGCGACCTCGGCCGAGCAACAAGGCGCAGGCGCGCATACCGATTATGGCTGCATCACCCTGCTGTATCAGGACACGGCGGGCGGCTTGCAGGTGCGTGATGTGCATGGCGAATGGATCGACGCGCCACCGCTTGACGATACCTTCGTGGTCAATCTGGGCGACATGATGGCGCGCTGGAGCAACGATCGTTATCTGTCCACGCCGCACCGGGTCATCAGCCCGCTCGGGGTTGATCGCTACTCCATGCCGTTCTTCGCCGAACCGCACCCCGACACGCGCATCGAATGCCTACCCGGTTGCCAGAGCGACGATCATCCGGCCCGCTATCCGGTGACCACCTGCGCCGAATTTCTGCTGTCGCGCTTCGCGGATACCTACGCTTATCGCCGCGAACAGGAGGCAAGTTGA
- a CDS encoding adenosine deaminase: MYDWLNALPKAELHLHLEGSLEPELLFALAERNRIALPWDDVETLRKAYAFNNLQEFLDLYYRGADVLRTEQDFYDLTWAYLLRCKAQNVIHTEPFFDPQTHTDRGIPFEVVLAGITGALKDGKSKLGVDSGLILSFLRHLSQEEAEKTLDQALPFRDAFVAVGLDSSEMGHPPSKFQRVFDRARNEGFLTVAHAGEEGPPEYIWEALDLLKIQRIDHGVRAIEDERLMQRIIDEQIPLTVCPLSNTKLCVFDDMAQHNILDMLERGVKVTVNSDDPAYFGGYVTENFHALYTHLGMTEDQARRLAQNSLDARLVKP; encoded by the coding sequence ATGTACGACTGGTTGAACGCCCTGCCCAAGGCAGAACTGCACTTGCACCTCGAAGGCTCGCTGGAACCCGAGTTGCTGTTCGCCCTGGCCGAGCGCAACAGGATTGCCCTGCCGTGGGATGACGTCGAAACCCTGCGCAAGGCGTATGCCTTCAACAACCTGCAGGAATTCCTCGATCTGTATTACCGGGGCGCAGACGTATTGCGCACCGAGCAGGACTTCTACGACCTGACCTGGGCCTACCTGCTGCGCTGCAAGGCACAAAACGTTATCCACACCGAACCGTTCTTCGATCCGCAAACCCACACCGACCGTGGCATCCCGTTCGAAGTGGTACTGGCCGGGATTACCGGTGCGCTGAAAGACGGCAAGTCGAAGCTGGGCGTCGACAGCGGCCTGATCCTGAGCTTCCTGCGTCACCTGTCCCAGGAAGAAGCCGAAAAAACCCTCGATCAGGCGCTGCCGTTCCGTGATGCGTTCGTCGCCGTGGGCCTCGACAGCTCGGAGATGGGCCACCCGCCGAGCAAGTTTCAGCGTGTGTTCGATCGCGCGCGCAACGAGGGCTTCCTGACCGTGGCCCACGCTGGGGAAGAAGGTCCGCCCGAATACATCTGGGAAGCACTGGACCTGCTGAAGATCCAGCGCATCGACCACGGTGTGCGCGCCATCGAAGACGAGCGGCTGATGCAGCGCATCATCGACGAACAGATCCCGCTGACCGTCTGCCCGCTGTCCAACACCAAGCTTTGCGTGTTCGACGACATGGCCCAGCACAACATCCTCGACATGCTCGAGCGCGGCGTGAAGGTCACCGTCAATTCAGACGACCCGGCTTACTTCGGTGGCTACGTGACCGAGAACTTCCACGCGCTGTACACCCACCTGGGCATGACCGAAGATCAGGCCAGACGCCTGGCGCAAAACAGCCTGGATGCACGACTGGTCAAGCCCTAG
- a CDS encoding iron chelate uptake ABC transporter family permease subunit — MNHPRSRLLLLMTLLALALLLSLSAGTVWLTPDAVLDHLIAHDSKDFEVWNHRLPRGLIAIMTGCAFGLAGAIVQGVIRNPLASPEILGVTQGAGLALTIAIIGLPQLPVSALPFVACLGGAAGALLLALYNTGVQFSGVRFALSGVAIAVTLSSITEFLILSNPLDINTALLALTGSLWSRNWHHVLLATPLLLLIPLSLLLAKPLNLIGLGDEAAQSLGTGLTRTRWLAMGSAVLLTSLGVGIIGPVSFVGLVAPHMARRLVGGHHQYLLPASMVLGALLLVLADTLGRTLIAPSEIPAGILTAVIGAPYFLWLLARFKG; from the coding sequence ATGAACCACCCGCGCTCAAGGCTGTTGCTGCTGATGACTCTGCTGGCACTCGCCCTGCTGCTGAGCCTCAGCGCTGGCACCGTATGGCTGACACCCGACGCCGTGCTCGATCACCTGATCGCTCACGACAGCAAGGACTTCGAGGTCTGGAATCACCGCCTGCCACGCGGTCTGATCGCAATCATGACCGGCTGCGCGTTCGGCCTGGCTGGCGCCATCGTGCAAGGCGTGATTCGCAATCCGCTGGCCTCGCCGGAAATCCTCGGCGTCACCCAGGGTGCCGGACTGGCGCTGACCATTGCGATTATCGGCCTGCCGCAGTTACCGGTGTCGGCGCTACCGTTTGTGGCGTGTCTGGGCGGGGCGGCGGGTGCGCTGCTGCTGGCGTTGTACAACACCGGCGTGCAGTTTTCCGGCGTGCGTTTCGCGCTGTCCGGCGTCGCGATTGCGGTGACGCTGTCGAGCATCACCGAATTCCTGATTCTGTCCAACCCGCTGGATATCAACACCGCCCTGCTGGCGCTGACCGGCAGCCTGTGGAGCCGCAACTGGCACCACGTCTTGCTGGCCACGCCGCTTCTGCTGCTGATCCCGCTCAGCCTGCTGCTGGCCAAACCGCTGAACCTGATCGGTCTTGGCGATGAGGCCGCGCAGAGCCTGGGCACCGGCCTCACGCGTACGCGCTGGCTGGCGATGGGCAGTGCCGTGCTGTTGACCAGCCTCGGGGTTGGCATTATCGGCCCGGTGAGCTTCGTCGGTCTGGTCGCACCTCACATGGCCCGCCGTCTGGTCGGCGGTCATCATCAGTACCTGCTGCCTGCTTCCATGGTCCTCGGCGCGTTATTACTGGTGCTGGCCGATACGCTAGGCCGCACGCTGATCGCACCCAGCGAAATTCCGGCCGGGATTCTCACGGCAGTGATCGGCGCTCCGTATTTCCTCTGGCTGCTGGCCCGATTCAAAGGTTGA
- the fecC gene encoding iron-dicitrate ABC transporter permease FecC has translation MRRWLMAGVILAACLGLFWVSLFALSSFSIRQVDAWNGLITQGREGGNIAYIVAQLRVPRALCAALVGACLGVAGALMQGITRNRLASPSLFGVTAGAALGLALFSTGLVALPFPGGALLMTCLGGALAWITVFSLGGAWSPATAQGRLVLAGVAVAALCAALTRLTVILVEAQAQSVLNWLAGSLANVGAAQLQLLWPCTLIGVVLAVACAPRLNLINLGEDAARSLGVRIGALRLLVFVVSLLLVGASVCAVGPIGFVGLIAPNIARQWLGNDYRWLIPISAGLGAAIVLASDLISRAVAFPVETPAGVVTALIGAPFFLFLARRAL, from the coding sequence ATGCGCCGCTGGCTGATGGCGGGCGTGATCTTAGCGGCCTGCCTGGGATTGTTCTGGGTGTCGCTGTTCGCCCTGTCGTCGTTCAGCATTCGGCAGGTAGATGCCTGGAATGGACTGATCACACAGGGCCGCGAGGGTGGCAATATCGCTTACATCGTCGCGCAACTGCGCGTGCCACGTGCCTTGTGCGCGGCATTGGTTGGTGCCTGCCTGGGCGTGGCCGGCGCGCTGATGCAGGGCATCACCCGCAACCGTCTGGCCTCCCCGTCATTGTTTGGCGTTACCGCAGGCGCAGCATTAGGGCTGGCGCTGTTTTCCACCGGTCTGGTCGCCCTGCCCTTCCCCGGTGGCGCACTGCTGATGACCTGCCTTGGCGGTGCGCTGGCGTGGATCACCGTGTTCAGTCTTGGCGGTGCCTGGTCACCCGCCACGGCTCAAGGCCGACTGGTGCTGGCAGGCGTTGCCGTCGCAGCACTGTGCGCCGCATTGACCCGCCTCACCGTGATTCTCGTCGAGGCGCAGGCGCAAAGCGTCCTCAACTGGCTGGCAGGGTCGCTGGCCAATGTCGGCGCCGCGCAATTGCAACTGCTCTGGCCCTGCACGCTGATCGGCGTGGTGCTGGCGGTGGCCTGTGCGCCACGCCTGAACCTGATCAACCTCGGCGAAGACGCCGCGCGTTCGCTGGGCGTGCGTATCGGCGCGTTGCGCCTGCTGGTATTCGTGGTCAGCCTGCTGCTGGTCGGCGCCAGTGTCTGTGCAGTCGGGCCGATCGGCTTTGTCGGCCTGATCGCGCCGAACATCGCTCGCCAGTGGCTGGGCAATGACTACCGCTGGCTGATCCCGATCAGCGCCGGCCTGGGCGCGGCCATCGTGCTGGCCTCGGACCTGATCAGCCGTGCCGTGGCCTTCCCCGTGGAAACACCGGCCGGGGTGGTGACGGCACTGATCGGCGCGCCGTTCTTTCTGTTTCTGGCGAGGCGTGCGCTATGA
- a CDS encoding BMP family ABC transporter substrate-binding protein, whose amino-acid sequence MHLTNPRRPLKKLLCAVAAVVGIGSSLLASAADPLKVGFVYIGPIGDHGWTYQHEQGRQAMVKALGDKVTSSYVENVPEGADAERVIRNMAKGGYDLIFSTSFGYMNPTLKVAKQFPKVKFEHATGYKQDKNMGTYLARTYEGRYVSGYIAAKMTKTKKIGYVASFPIPEVLRDIDAIQLALNKYNPGTEIKVVWVNSWFDPGKEADAANALIDQGVDVVFQHTDSPAPIQTAERRGVYAVGYASDMAHFGPKAVLTSIVNNWGPHYIQAAEGAIAGTWKPQDYWGGLKEGTVELPISDVVPADVKAEAQKIIASIESGEFHPFTGPIKDQNGTVKIADGVVATNAELASMNYYVEGIKAELPK is encoded by the coding sequence ATGCACCTGACCAACCCACGTCGTCCCCTGAAAAAACTGCTGTGCGCCGTCGCCGCTGTTGTCGGCATCGGCTCCAGCCTGCTCGCCTCGGCAGCCGATCCGCTGAAAGTCGGCTTCGTCTACATCGGCCCTATCGGCGACCACGGCTGGACCTATCAGCATGAACAGGGCCGTCAGGCGATGGTCAAGGCGCTGGGTGACAAGGTCACCAGCAGCTACGTGGAAAACGTGCCGGAAGGTGCAGACGCCGAGCGGGTTATCCGTAACATGGCCAAGGGCGGTTACGACCTGATCTTCAGTACCTCGTTCGGCTACATGAACCCCACGCTGAAAGTCGCCAAGCAGTTCCCCAAGGTGAAGTTCGAGCACGCGACCGGCTACAAGCAGGACAAGAACATGGGCACTTATCTGGCCCGTACCTATGAAGGTCGCTACGTGAGCGGCTACATCGCGGCGAAGATGACCAAGACCAAGAAGATCGGTTATGTCGCCTCGTTCCCGATTCCTGAAGTGCTGCGCGACATCGACGCCATCCAGCTGGCGCTGAACAAATACAACCCGGGTACCGAGATCAAGGTGGTGTGGGTCAACTCCTGGTTCGATCCGGGCAAGGAAGCCGATGCGGCCAACGCGTTGATCGATCAGGGCGTGGACGTGGTATTCCAGCACACTGATAGTCCTGCGCCGATCCAGACCGCCGAGCGTCGTGGCGTGTATGCCGTCGGTTATGCCTCGGACATGGCTCACTTCGGACCGAAAGCAGTGCTGACCTCCATCGTCAACAACTGGGGCCCGCACTACATTCAGGCCGCCGAAGGCGCCATCGCGGGTACCTGGAAACCACAGGATTATTGGGGCGGCCTGAAGGAAGGAACGGTCGAATTGCCGATCAGCGACGTGGTGCCTGCTGACGTGAAGGCCGAGGCGCAGAAGATCATCGCCAGCATCGAAAGCGGCGAATTCCACCCGTTCACCGGCCCGATCAAGGACCAGAACGGCACTGTGAAAATTGCTGACGGCGTGGTCGCGACCAACGCCGAGCTGGCGTCGATGAACTACTACGTCGAAGGCATCAAGGCCGAGCTGCCGAAGTAA
- the fecE gene encoding Fe(3+) dicitrate ABC transporter ATP-binding protein FecE — MTILKAQHLDIGYGATRIVQDLSFSPPPAQVTALIGPNGCGKSTLLKAFARILTPQSGSLSLDGTAYGQLSANELARKVAFLPQVLPIPEGVSVRQLVAYGRSPHNSLWGRLSGADQHSVDQALQRMELDTLAERPLSDLSGGQRQRAWLAMILAQDAAIVLLDEPTTYLDISHQVELLDLMRELSAEGKTVITVLHDINQACRYADHLAVMQGGRMVTCGAPGDVLTAELVCQVFDVQVQIMREPVAGTPMCIVERSTRCTS; from the coding sequence ATGACTATTCTGAAGGCGCAGCACCTCGACATCGGCTACGGCGCGACGCGCATCGTGCAAGACCTGTCGTTCAGCCCGCCGCCTGCGCAGGTCACTGCGCTGATCGGCCCCAATGGTTGCGGCAAATCCACCCTGCTCAAGGCCTTCGCACGGATTCTCACCCCGCAATCGGGCAGTCTCAGCCTGGATGGCACCGCCTACGGTCAGCTGTCGGCCAACGAACTGGCGCGCAAGGTGGCTTTTCTGCCGCAAGTGCTGCCAATTCCAGAAGGCGTCAGCGTACGCCAGTTGGTGGCGTACGGTCGCAGTCCGCACAACAGCCTGTGGGGACGCCTGAGTGGAGCCGATCAGCACAGTGTCGATCAAGCCTTGCAGCGCATGGAGCTGGACACACTGGCCGAGCGTCCGCTGTCCGATCTGTCCGGCGGGCAACGACAACGCGCCTGGCTGGCGATGATCCTTGCGCAGGACGCGGCCATCGTCCTGCTCGACGAGCCGACCACCTATCTGGACATCAGCCACCAGGTCGAACTGCTGGACCTGATGCGCGAACTGAGTGCCGAAGGCAAGACGGTGATTACCGTGCTGCACGACATCAATCAGGCCTGCCGCTACGCCGACCACCTTGCGGTCATGCAGGGCGGACGCATGGTGACCTGCGGCGCGCCGGGCGATGTGCTGACGGCCGAGCTGGTCTGCCAGGTGTTCGATGTGCAAGTGCAGATCATGCGCGAACCTGTGGCAGGCACGCCGATGTGCATCGTCGAGCGCAGTACGCGCTGCACCAGTTAG